The Micromonospora sediminicola genome contains a region encoding:
- a CDS encoding YciI family protein, with protein sequence MLLIWNRPGFVEELSEAERTAIFGEVDEIMKELTESGELVGGEALAHPSQARTVRPAAGGTEITDGPFVESKEQFAGYLTVDCDTPERAAEIAARWPDVRHGFGVLEVRAVMEQAGTEM encoded by the coding sequence ATGCTGCTGATCTGGAACCGGCCCGGCTTCGTGGAGGAGCTGTCCGAGGCGGAGCGCACCGCGATCTTCGGCGAGGTCGACGAGATCATGAAGGAGCTGACCGAGTCCGGTGAGCTGGTCGGCGGGGAGGCGCTGGCCCATCCGTCGCAAGCCCGGACGGTGCGGCCGGCGGCCGGCGGCACCGAGATCACCGACGGGCCGTTCGTGGAGAGCAAGGAGCAGTTCGCCGGCTACCTGACGGTGGACTGCGACACCCCGGAGCGGGCCGCCGAGATCGCCGCCCGCTGGCCGGACGTGCGGCACGGCTTCGGCGTGCTGGAGGTGCGCGCGGTGATGGAGCAGGCCGGGACGGAGATGTGA